Proteins co-encoded in one Methyloterricola oryzae genomic window:
- the uvrB gene encoding excinuclease ABC subunit UvrB — protein MIQDEPAPLNPSREKKFILHSRFQPAGDQPEAIRQLVEGLGDGELHQTLLGVTGSGKTFTVANVIAQVQRPTLIMAPNKTLAAQLYGEMKEFFPENSVEYFVSYYDYYQPEAYVPSSDTYIAKDASLNEHIEQMRLSATKALIERRDTVIVATVSAIYGLGEPASYFSMVLHLVRGDLIDQRTLLRRLAELQYTRNETELRRATYRVRGEVIDIYPAESEKEALRVELFDDEIERLSLFDPLTGEILSRIARYTVYPKTHYVTPREKLLAAVEEIKVELKQRLEELRSLNKLVEAQRLEQRTLYDLEIIIEVGYCSGIENYSRYLSGQQAGEPPPTLFDYLPPDSLVVIDESHVTIPQIGAMFRGDRSRKETLVEYGFRLPSALDNRPLKFEEFEQRAPQRIYISATPGPYEREHSGAIIEQVVRPTGLVDPEVEIRPATTQVDDLLSEIRQRIAKEERVLVTTLTKRMAEDLTEYLLDHDVRVRYLHSDVETVERVEIIRDLRLGKFDVLVGINLLREGLDIPEVSLVAVLDADKEGFLRSTVSLIQTIGRAARNIHGKAILYADQMTGSIERALEETSRRREKQTDFNQRMGITPKGVVRDVTDILEVPIPGAGARFAPKPKTKVAEESADYRALKPAEAAKLIKSLEEKMYAHARNLEFEDAARLRDQIRQLQDEAFIEGA, from the coding sequence ATGATACAAGATGAGCCCGCCCCCCTGAATCCTTCCCGGGAAAAAAAGTTCATATTGCACAGTCGCTTCCAGCCCGCGGGCGACCAGCCGGAGGCCATCCGGCAGTTGGTGGAAGGGCTCGGCGACGGCGAGTTGCACCAGACTTTGCTGGGCGTGACCGGCTCGGGCAAGACCTTCACCGTGGCCAATGTGATCGCGCAGGTGCAGCGGCCCACCCTCATCATGGCGCCCAACAAGACCCTGGCGGCGCAGTTGTATGGCGAGATGAAGGAGTTCTTTCCGGAGAACTCGGTGGAGTACTTCGTCTCCTATTACGACTACTACCAGCCGGAGGCCTACGTGCCTTCGTCCGACACCTACATCGCAAAGGACGCCTCACTCAACGAGCACATCGAGCAGATGCGATTGTCCGCCACCAAGGCGCTGATCGAGCGGCGCGATACGGTGATTGTGGCGACGGTGTCCGCCATCTATGGCTTGGGTGAGCCGGCCTCGTATTTCAGCATGGTGCTGCACCTGGTGCGCGGCGACCTGATCGACCAGCGCACCCTGCTGCGGCGTCTGGCGGAACTGCAGTACACGCGCAACGAAACCGAACTGCGCCGCGCCACCTACCGCGTACGGGGCGAGGTGATCGACATCTACCCGGCGGAATCGGAGAAGGAGGCGCTGCGGGTGGAGTTGTTCGATGACGAGATCGAGCGCCTGTCCCTGTTCGATCCCCTCACCGGCGAGATCCTCTCGCGCATCGCCCGCTACACCGTCTATCCCAAGACCCACTACGTGACCCCCAGGGAAAAGCTGCTGGCAGCGGTGGAGGAGATCAAGGTGGAGTTGAAGCAGCGCCTGGAGGAACTGCGCTCCCTCAACAAGCTGGTGGAGGCCCAGCGCCTGGAGCAGCGCACCCTGTACGATCTGGAGATCATCATCGAGGTAGGTTATTGCTCCGGCATCGAGAACTACTCCCGCTATCTCTCCGGGCAGCAGGCGGGCGAGCCGCCGCCCACCCTGTTCGATTACCTGCCGCCGGATTCCCTGGTGGTGATCGACGAGAGCCACGTCACCATCCCGCAGATCGGCGCCATGTTCCGCGGCGACCGCTCGCGCAAGGAAACGCTGGTGGAATACGGCTTCCGCTTACCCTCGGCGCTGGACAACCGGCCCCTCAAGTTCGAGGAGTTCGAGCAGCGCGCGCCGCAGCGCATTTACATTTCCGCGACCCCCGGCCCCTACGAGCGCGAGCATTCCGGCGCCATCATCGAGCAGGTGGTCAGGCCCACCGGCCTGGTTGATCCTGAGGTCGAGATCCGGCCCGCCACCACCCAGGTGGACGACCTGCTGTCCGAGATCCGTCAACGCATTGCCAAGGAAGAGCGGGTGCTGGTGACCACCCTCACCAAACGCATGGCGGAGGATCTGACCGAATACCTGCTGGACCACGACGTCCGCGTGCGTTATCTGCACTCGGACGTGGAAACCGTGGAGCGCGTGGAGATCATCCGCGACCTGCGCCTGGGCAAGTTCGACGTGCTGGTGGGGATCAACCTGCTGCGCGAAGGCCTGGATATTCCCGAGGTGTCTCTGGTGGCGGTGCTGGACGCGGACAAGGAGGGCTTCCTGCGCTCCACCGTGTCGCTGATCCAGACCATCGGCCGGGCCGCCCGCAACATCCATGGCAAGGCGATTCTCTACGCCGATCAGATGACCGGCTCCATCGAGCGTGCCCTGGAGGAAACCAGCCGCCGCCGGGAAAAGCAGACCGACTTCAACCAGCGCATGGGCATCACCCCCAAGGGCGTGGTGCGCGACGTCACCGATATTCTGGAAGTGCCGATTCCAGGCGCCGGCGCGCGTTTCGCGCCCAAACCCAAGACCAAGGTGGCGGAGGAATCGGCGGATTACCGGGCTCTCAAGCCGGCGGAGGCGGCCAAGCTCATCAAGAGCCTGGAGGAGAAGATGTACGCCCATGCCCGCAATCTGGAGTTCGAGGATGCCGCCCGCTTGCGCGACCAGATTCGCCAGTTGCAGGACGAGGCCTTCATCGAGGGCGCCTAG
- a CDS encoding DUF3597 domain-containing protein: MSLFSSILSKLGIGSAEAAAAPEAQAAPAAAPSSISPVDVVAKLESLAASHAEKLNWKTSIVDLMKLLGLDSGLSARKELATELGCPASKMEDSAQMNMWLHKTVMQKLADNGGNIPTELLN; encoded by the coding sequence ATGAGCCTATTCAGTTCGATTCTATCCAAATTGGGCATCGGCAGCGCGGAAGCCGCGGCAGCGCCGGAGGCCCAGGCCGCACCTGCCGCGGCGCCTTCCTCCATCAGCCCGGTGGATGTGGTAGCCAAACTGGAAAGTCTCGCCGCCTCCCACGCGGAGAAGCTCAACTGGAAGACCTCCATCGTCGATCTGATGAAGTTGCTAGGCCTCGACAGCGGCCTGTCCGCCCGCAAGGAACTGGCCACCGAACTCGGGTGTCCGGCGTCGAAGATGGAAGACTCGGCACAAATGAACATGTGGCTGCACAAGACGGTCATGCAAAAACTGGCCGACAACGGGGGCAACATCCCGACCGAACTGCTGAATTGA
- a CDS encoding MlaA family lipoprotein translates to MKFLPSRQAKVAAATCLIPLWLGACATDTPTEERPAVATTAPDPRDPWEEWNRDVQGFNDGVDEYVMQPVAKGYKYVTPEFVDTGITNFYSNINDISVFLNDFLQWKPMQGGEDMGRFLINTTVGVGGFIDVADYLGLSKHREDFDQTMAVWGIPSGPYLVLPFFGPSTPRGVGGLVGDSATNPINYVAPGVVPLLSGTLRVTDQEADNKSGYKVLDAAAKDRYEFLRNAYFQERETKIHDGNPPLDVDFEHAEQEVDEELEKESAKPAAPEPAQ, encoded by the coding sequence ATGAAGTTTCTTCCCTCCCGTCAGGCCAAAGTGGCCGCTGCAACGTGTTTGATCCCATTGTGGCTGGGCGCTTGCGCCACGGACACCCCGACGGAAGAGCGCCCGGCCGTCGCGACGACGGCTCCGGATCCGAGGGACCCCTGGGAGGAGTGGAACCGGGATGTCCAAGGGTTCAACGACGGCGTCGACGAATACGTGATGCAGCCGGTCGCCAAGGGCTACAAGTACGTCACGCCGGAATTCGTGGACACGGGCATCACCAATTTCTATAGCAATATCAACGATATTTCCGTGTTTCTCAATGACTTCCTGCAGTGGAAGCCCATGCAGGGCGGGGAGGACATGGGGCGCTTCCTGATCAATACGACCGTGGGCGTTGGCGGATTCATCGACGTGGCGGACTACCTGGGTTTGTCCAAGCACCGCGAGGATTTTGATCAGACCATGGCGGTGTGGGGCATTCCTTCCGGTCCGTATCTGGTGCTGCCCTTCTTCGGGCCCAGCACGCCGCGCGGCGTGGGCGGACTGGTGGGCGACAGCGCCACCAATCCCATCAACTATGTGGCGCCTGGCGTAGTGCCGCTGTTGTCGGGAACCCTGCGCGTCACCGACCAGGAAGCCGACAACAAGAGCGGCTACAAGGTGCTGGACGCCGCCGCCAAGGACCGTTACGAGTTCCTGCGCAACGCCTATTTCCAGGAGCGCGAAACCAAGATCCACGATGGCAATCCGCCCCTGGACGTGGACTTCGAGCACGCGGAGCAGGAAGTGGACGAGGAACTGGAGAAAGAAAGCGCCAAGCCTGCTGCACCCGAGCCGGCCCAATAA
- a CDS encoding DUF2231 domain-containing protein, which translates to MYETALASDWFAMIPSIHGGADEAGGGLLGLLDSLLHQVDRFMEPGNSLELFPGIQGLALNQHPMLVHFPIAFLFAFFLLELIGAIRHREPIREVASWMLYLGTIAAVLATGAGLIAEDIVPHGEDVHDTMTWHGRLGLTVASLSLVLSVWRLFSRGRFSLMAQTLHLSLAGVMLICLVFGADLGGLMVYQHGVGVKQLQHGAEEHQHHDGLEE; encoded by the coding sequence GTGTACGAAACCGCCCTAGCCTCCGACTGGTTTGCAATGATCCCCTCCATCCATGGCGGTGCCGACGAAGCCGGGGGTGGCCTGCTGGGCCTGTTGGACAGCCTGTTGCATCAGGTCGACCGGTTCATGGAACCGGGGAACTCCCTGGAACTATTTCCTGGTATTCAAGGCCTGGCCTTGAACCAGCACCCCATGCTGGTGCACTTTCCCATCGCCTTCTTGTTTGCCTTCTTTCTGCTGGAACTGATCGGCGCCATTCGTCATCGGGAACCCATCCGAGAAGTCGCCAGCTGGATGTTGTATCTGGGCACGATCGCGGCGGTGCTTGCAACCGGGGCAGGTTTGATCGCGGAAGACATCGTCCCACATGGCGAAGACGTGCACGACACCATGACCTGGCACGGAAGGCTGGGCCTGACGGTGGCCAGCCTCTCGCTAGTGCTCTCCGTGTGGCGTTTGTTCAGTCGCGGGCGCTTCTCCCTGATGGCGCAGACCCTGCATCTGTCGTTGGCCGGGGTGATGCTGATTTGCCTGGTATTCGGCGCCGACCTGGGCGGGCTGATGGTCTACCAGCACGGCGTGGGCGTGAAGCAGTTGCAGCATGGTGCCGAGGAACATCAACACCACGATGGGCTTGAGGAATAA
- a CDS encoding GGDEF domain-containing protein has protein sequence MNKAMQQLASLTAVRDFELLEMGLLKSLEEMLKLRSIKLLTLSEQNGSYEIRGYERDAEGVSRACHVTGLLSPLPQGISPSVWGAIEQAKATRRRVALIGEENFGTVYPLLANDMILGYVLIAEGSQPNSLEYQLVEGVLRVFHNYYALLEESQRDKLTGLLNRKTFDDKIGRVLDMMAVELSSSFHGSDRRKRQEFGPPSWLAVMDIDHFKRVNDSFGHIYGDEVLILVSQIMKRSFRADDLLFRFGGEEFVAIISAHDRAGAKAAFERFRSAVEHHPFPQVGRVTMSIGVAGLERIGNPTLLLGNADKALYHAKRNGRNRLVFYEELVADGTVQETSVSPGSVDLF, from the coding sequence ATGAACAAAGCAATGCAGCAGTTGGCTTCCCTCACTGCTGTGCGCGACTTCGAGCTGCTGGAAATGGGATTGCTGAAATCCCTGGAGGAGATGCTCAAACTCCGCAGCATCAAGCTGTTGACATTGTCGGAACAGAACGGGAGCTACGAGATCCGGGGCTACGAGCGCGACGCCGAGGGTGTGTCGCGGGCCTGCCACGTAACCGGCCTGCTGTCTCCCTTGCCCCAAGGCATTTCACCCAGTGTCTGGGGCGCTATCGAGCAGGCCAAGGCAACCCGCCGTCGGGTCGCCCTGATAGGCGAAGAAAACTTCGGAACGGTCTATCCCTTGTTGGCCAACGACATGATCTTGGGATACGTACTCATCGCCGAAGGCTCGCAGCCCAATTCTCTCGAATATCAACTGGTCGAAGGCGTCCTGCGGGTCTTCCACAACTATTACGCACTGCTCGAGGAAAGCCAGCGCGACAAACTGACGGGCCTGCTTAACCGCAAGACCTTCGATGACAAGATCGGCCGGGTTCTCGATATGATGGCAGTGGAGTTGTCGAGTTCATTCCACGGTTCGGACCGGCGCAAGCGGCAGGAATTCGGCCCACCGTCCTGGTTGGCGGTCATGGACATCGACCATTTCAAGCGCGTCAACGACAGCTTCGGCCATATCTATGGCGACGAAGTGTTGATCCTGGTATCCCAGATCATGAAGCGCTCCTTCCGGGCCGATGATCTGCTGTTCCGTTTCGGCGGCGAGGAATTCGTGGCGATCATCAGCGCCCACGACCGCGCGGGCGCCAAAGCCGCCTTCGAGCGATTCAGGAGCGCGGTGGAGCATCACCCGTTCCCCCAGGTCGGCCGGGTCACGATGAGCATCGGCGTCGCCGGGCTAGAACGCATCGGCAATCCGACCTTATTGCTGGGCAATGCGGACAAGGCCCTTTATCATGCCAAGCGCAACGGTCGCAATCGGCTGGTATTCTACGAGGAACTCGTTGCCGACGGCACGGTGCAGGAAACCAGCGTCTCCCCAGGTTCCGTGGACCTCTTCTGA
- a CDS encoding pyridoxal phosphate-dependent aminotransferase, with product MSIQLSDRVQSIKPSPTLAVTARANAMRAAGKDIIGLGAGEPDFDTPDHIKQAAIKAINDGFTKYTAVEGTPGLKKAIVAKFKRENGLDYDVKQVLVSCGGKQSFYNLAQALINPGDEVIIPAPYWVSYPDMVLLAGGVPVIVSATQEQRYKITPAQLKAALTPKTRLFVINSPSNPTGIAYSLDELKALGEVLRGCPDVIIATDDMYEHIVWQEGSFSNILNACPDLYDRTMVLNGVSKAYSMTGWRIGYAAGPQRLIEAMGNIQSQSTSNPTSISQVAAETGLNGDQSFIRHMVKAFKERHDFVVGALNAMDGVSCVETDGTFYVLPNIQAVIDRMGLADDVALSERLIEQAGVAIVPGSAFGCPGHARLSIATSMANLEKAMDRLKTGFAG from the coding sequence ATGAGCATACAACTTTCCGACCGCGTACAGTCGATCAAGCCCTCCCCCACCCTGGCCGTGACCGCCCGCGCCAACGCCATGCGCGCCGCCGGCAAGGACATCATCGGCCTGGGAGCCGGCGAACCCGATTTCGATACCCCGGACCACATCAAGCAGGCCGCCATCAAGGCCATCAACGACGGTTTCACCAAGTACACCGCCGTGGAGGGTACGCCCGGACTGAAGAAGGCCATTGTAGCGAAGTTCAAGCGGGAAAACGGGCTGGACTATGACGTGAAGCAGGTGCTGGTGTCCTGCGGCGGCAAGCAGAGCTTCTACAACCTGGCGCAGGCGCTGATCAACCCCGGCGACGAGGTCATCATCCCGGCACCGTATTGGGTGTCCTATCCGGACATGGTGCTCCTGGCCGGCGGCGTGCCGGTGATCGTCTCCGCCACGCAGGAGCAGCGCTACAAGATCACCCCGGCGCAGTTGAAGGCCGCCCTGACCCCCAAGACGCGCTTGTTCGTCATCAACAGCCCGTCCAATCCCACCGGCATCGCCTACAGCCTGGACGAACTCAAGGCCCTGGGCGAAGTGCTGCGAGGCTGCCCGGATGTGATCATCGCCACCGACGACATGTACGAACACATCGTCTGGCAAGAGGGCAGTTTCAGCAATATCCTCAACGCCTGTCCCGACCTGTACGACAGGACCATGGTGCTGAATGGCGTGTCCAAGGCCTATTCCATGACGGGCTGGCGCATCGGCTATGCGGCGGGTCCGCAGCGGCTGATCGAAGCCATGGGCAACATCCAGTCGCAGAGCACCTCCAACCCCACCTCCATTTCCCAGGTGGCGGCGGAAACCGGCCTCAACGGCGACCAGTCCTTCATCCGCCACATGGTCAAGGCCTTCAAGGAACGGCACGATTTCGTGGTGGGCGCGCTGAACGCGATGGACGGCGTGTCCTGCGTGGAAACCGACGGCACATTCTATGTGCTGCCCAACATCCAGGCGGTCATCGACCGCATGGGCTTGGCGGACGACGTGGCGCTCTCCGAGCGCCTGATCGAACAGGCGGGCGTGGCCATCGTTCCCGGCTCGGCTTTCGGCTGCCCCGGCCATGCGCGCCTGTCCATCGCCACCAGCATGGCCAACCTGGAAAAGGCCATGGACCGGCTGAAGACCGGCTTCGCGGGCTGA
- a CDS encoding DUF5710 domain-containing protein, whose translation MAGQAGSGRAPGAKHYLEVPYAQKDQAKALGARWDPARKKWYVPGGIDLAAFSAWMPAGAGTPDVDHSPAAKPAPGGVVTIAHTAPADPHFVPYDGEAPPWE comes from the coding sequence ATGGCCGGCCAAGCGGGCTCCGGCCGCGCGCCGGGGGCCAAGCACTATCTCGAAGTTCCCTACGCACAGAAGGATCAAGCCAAGGCTCTGGGCGCCCGCTGGGATCCGGCCCGCAAGAAATGGTACGTGCCAGGCGGGATCGACTTGGCCGCGTTTTCCGCCTGGATGCCGGCGGGTGCCGGGACTCCCGACGTGGACCATTCTCCGGCTGCCAAGCCAGCTCCGGGCGGCGTGGTCACCATTGCCCATACCGCGCCGGCCGACCCCCATTTTGTTCCTTACGACGGCGAAGCACCGCCCTGGGAGTAG
- a CDS encoding dicarboxylate/amino acid:cation symporter: MTAPAHSHTHPSNRQTLYVLLALILGVAAGELLHLSFGDGREAGAHPVLSGLLELFGILTDVFMRLVKMIIAPLVFATLVVGMAKMGDGRSVGRIGGKAILWFFSASVLSLLLGMLLVNLFSPGEAMHLELPPADSESGLAKTAPSLANFVAHIVPKSIAEAMAQNEILQIVVFSVFFGVACAQLGELAAPMVHALDALGHIMLKVTSYVMHFAPVAVFSAIASVIGKQGLGVLATYGVFIGEFYLALFLLWCVLGLAGYLFLGRRIGSLLRHIREPMLLAFGTASSEAAYPMLLRQLERFGCEERVCGFVLPLGYSFNLDGSMMYMTFAVLFIAQAYGIQMPLGDQLLMLLVLLFTSKGVAGVPRASLIVISATLSMFKIPEAGLLLLLGIDQLLDMGRSATNVLGNSIATAVVSRWEKALH, from the coding sequence ATGACCGCCCCTGCCCATTCCCACACCCATCCCTCCAATCGCCAGACCCTGTATGTCCTGCTCGCCCTGATCCTGGGCGTAGCCGCCGGCGAGCTGCTGCACCTGAGCTTCGGCGATGGCCGAGAGGCGGGAGCACACCCGGTATTATCGGGGCTGCTGGAGCTGTTCGGCATCCTCACCGATGTGTTCATGCGCCTGGTGAAGATGATCATCGCGCCCCTGGTATTCGCCACCCTGGTGGTGGGCATGGCCAAGATGGGCGACGGCCGCAGCGTCGGGCGCATAGGCGGCAAAGCCATCCTGTGGTTCTTCTCGGCCTCGGTCCTCAGCCTCCTGCTCGGCATGCTGCTGGTGAACCTGTTTTCACCCGGCGAAGCCATGCACCTGGAACTTCCTCCCGCAGACAGCGAAAGCGGGCTGGCCAAGACGGCACCCTCGCTCGCCAACTTCGTCGCCCATATCGTGCCCAAGAGCATCGCCGAGGCCATGGCGCAGAACGAGATACTGCAGATCGTGGTGTTCTCGGTCTTCTTCGGCGTCGCCTGCGCCCAGCTGGGCGAATTGGCGGCACCCATGGTACATGCGCTGGATGCCCTGGGCCACATCATGCTCAAGGTCACCAGCTACGTGATGCATTTTGCGCCCGTGGCCGTTTTTTCCGCCATCGCCTCGGTGATCGGCAAACAAGGGCTGGGTGTCCTCGCCACCTACGGCGTGTTCATTGGCGAGTTCTACCTGGCCCTGTTCCTTCTCTGGTGCGTGCTGGGACTGGCCGGCTATCTGTTCCTGGGTAGGCGGATAGGCTCGCTGCTTCGGCATATCCGCGAGCCCATGCTGCTCGCCTTCGGCACCGCCAGCAGCGAGGCCGCCTACCCCATGCTGCTGCGGCAGTTGGAACGCTTCGGCTGCGAGGAGCGAGTGTGCGGTTTCGTGCTGCCCCTGGGATATTCCTTCAACCTGGACGGCAGCATGATGTACATGACCTTCGCCGTGCTGTTCATCGCGCAGGCCTACGGCATCCAGATGCCCCTGGGCGATCAGTTGCTGATGCTGCTGGTGCTGCTGTTCACCAGCAAAGGCGTGGCCGGAGTGCCCAGGGCGTCGCTCATCGTGATCTCGGCGACCCTGTCCATGTTCAAGATTCCGGAGGCTGGCCTGTTGCTGCTGCTGGGAATCGACCAGTTGTTAGACATGGGCCGCAGCGCCACCAATGTGCTCGGCAACAGCATCGCCACCGCCGTGGTCAGCCGCTGGGAGAAGGCGCTGCACTGA